The Theileria parva strain Muguga chromosome 1, complete sequence, whole genome shotgun sequence DNA window CTgaaacattatttttatattccAGTTCTCTCTGTTTACACAAACTGTTTAGGTATTCAGTTGTTGACTTTGTATACAGGTCAtccattttattattcctTTCATAAATGTCCATTAGTCTTTCTGCTTCTAGATAATTTGTATCCACTTCTGTACTTTCATTGTTGTACTCTTCGGCTCTTGCTGTGTTTGCCATTGTGCTATCGTCCTTTAGCATATTTTCTTGTTCATTCAACTTGAACTCCTCTTCAGCaccattaaatttattaacttcATCCAAACTTGTGACTGTATTCACCTTATCAATATTCATAAATTCGTTGAAATCTTCCATTAGTGAATCGAAATTATACTTGTTTCCCTTGTACAAAGTGTATACTCTCAAGCCTTGTTCCGAAAATTTTACGTTATTGCCATTTAAACTACTTTCATTTTTTGTTTCTTCAGTTAGTTTCGGGGTATTTTGGCTATCCACTGACGTTGACTGGTCTGGATTTAAAGTGTATGTATACTTAAGGAGATGGGTATGTGCTACTATTTGTCTTCTTTTCTTTGGGCTGAACCCTCCAAATCGACAAAGTGCTTCATACATTGTTACGTTTGATCCCAGGCACACTCCGTTAAGAAATATAAACACGTCCAAAACTTTACTGTTAATCTTCTTCTCTATGTAGCGCTTTACATAGTTTTCCACCTTTGACAGTCTTACCAAACATGGCACATAAACTGATATTGGTAATAGTCGATCACTATCCCTTTCCACTGGGCTCTGCTGATCACTGCCCGGTTTCCCTTCCAGCTTATCTGGTGTTTTACTGGAATCTGGTGTACTTGTCGGTGAAACGTTGGATTTAGTGCCCAAAAATATGGGTCTAAGCCTCAACTTAAGCTCTGTGTGTAGAATATTAAATGGGTGTGATGAGTATGAGCTAACATACTTTTTAATAACACCGTCAAGTCCtgttttatactttttatCCAAATTGCCGAATATGTGTATTCCTTCATTCTGCTTGCTAAATTGATCAGCTTTACACGACTTAGTCACTCCATCTGACTTTTTAGTTTGAGTATCCGTGGAATTCTCTGAATTATCAGCTTTGCCTGTATTATTCTCCTTAGTAACTGAATTTTCATCTAGCTTTGTTGGGGCTTGTTCTGAATCCAGTGGTGGAGTCTTCAAACTACTAGAATTACTAAAGTTGGTATTCACATTGTTCGAGTTACTACTTGTTGGTGTACCTTGACTTATTGGGCTGTATGAAGAATTGTACAAATTTGGGTACTggaatatttttaaaaatgccTTCCATAGTATGTGTAGGTGTGTTGATGTGAAGGACTGGCTAACCAGCGttgtgataaatttgtgtaATGATTCTTGGTTTTCGAAAAAGTTTAGGCGTGTGATTGGTACGTTTTTCACCAGTTCGTATGGTGTCCATACGTCGAAATTAGTTCTAATTTCAAACAATAAATCTGAGTCATCTTGTGTTGAATCTAAGTTGTATGAATTTTGTGTGTTTAGCTCTTGATCTGGTTGGTTATTCACTATCAAGTCAACGATTTCACTTCTGTGATTTAGGTTTAAGTAACTTAAACCAATGTTATTAGGGTTATTTAGTCCAAGTCTAGTCAAATATTCATTGATTCCATACCTTTGGAAAGTCACTATAACATTGTTTCCAAACATGTTTATCAGCACTTCCAGTATTCCCAAGAGATTGTTCAGTGTGTCTTCTGAGCCTAAGTCAACCTGGAGCAGGCATGTGGACACGAGTTCTGTTGTTTTCGACACTGATAGTGTGCTGTGCACTATCTGGGAGAACTTTTCAATCTTGTTTGATACCCTCAAGATGTTGTAGATTAGGCCGATTACCGATGCTTTATGCCTATCACTTGATAACAAATAGCACAAATCACACAGGTCAGTTATTGGTAATAACTCGAAAATGATTGAAAAGTATTGCGGATTTTCACAGAAGAATGAATCTCTATCTTGTTCCTTAACTAAATctttagttttattttcagaCTCAGACACCGTTGAATCCACATACATTGTTTCATTAGATTCAGTTTGATCTGGTTTGTTTGGCTCATCTACTTGAGAATGTTGATCAAAATCATCCACTTCCTCATAATCTTTGCTTGGGTTAGAAAGTATGTTATTGGCCAAATGTAGGAAAGCGTATTGTAGTGAGTCATTTTGGCTATAACACAGCAATTTGATGTTAAGGAGCTGATCGTACTTAAACAACTGCTTCACCATTTCTGTAGAAATTTGAACTAGGCTTGACAGTATTGACACGTGTTCCAGTATTGCGTTTCTACCCATATTCGGTGAAAGTATGAGCTGGAGTATCTTTTCAAGAAAGTTATTTTCTGATAGTTTGGCCACAAATTCTGATACCAGTTCTTCGTCTTCTTCCCTGATCACTATTGCCAACAGTTCTTTCCAAATTGATATTATCACATCAACCAATTTCTTGTTATCATTTTGTATGAATGTTGAAAGTGTGTTAAGGATTGGGATTAGGTACTCTATGAAGTAATCCTTGTTATCAACTAGCCTCACTACGTTTAAAACGGAGTTAAATGATGAGATTTGTATATCTATTGGGAAAAAATCAATGTACTGCAGCATGTGGTAGAGCACCGACTTCCTAAGGAGGCTGAGCGGTATCTCATTTGACAATTTTTCAAAGATCAGAAGTATCCTCTCAGCGAGGTCTATGTACTCTAGGTCACTCAGCTTGTTGCACAGTACCGTCAAGTTATTGTTCAATGCAAAATAACGTGAAGTATAGGGAACTATGTCCAGGATTGTGTTAAGACATGTTGCTGAGAGGATcattttattcataaaAACAGCGCTGTCTGGCTCAAAGTACTCTTCCTCGTCAAGATCCATTCCCGAGTCCGAGTAGTTTTCCTTGGTATCTTCTGGGAGCTCTTTATCATCATCTTCGAAACCCTGCTCTGTGAAAACCTTATCCATAAGAAACTTGTCATCCTTATATACTGAGGATAGGAAGTGATAGTATGGCAATTGGAGGTTCACATTATCATCTTGTGATTCCGAAGTTTTCTCGGTATTTTGTGGGTAACGTttggaatattttacatcGGGATTTTCCAGTATGTGGAATAACACTTTTATATATGCCATTGACGGAAATCCGAGTAGATAGTCCTCGTTTGAGTAACTCAACAAATTTGACAACTCAGTTAGGGAAACAACCTAAATGTGAATTTAAtagttataaatatatttataccTGTTCTGTGTTATTTCCGTTCTTCAATATTGAGAGGATAGACAGCCATTTTCCGGTGTTCAGGCCCTTGGCTATTTTCACGGGGGCTTGATCATAATCAGAATAGGCTATAGAATCATTAGAGTCGTCCATTTTTGAGGTTAAATCCAGttttaaaaacttaaaatGTACTATttttgattaaaatttaaaattgaccATTTGtgaaagtttaaaattaaaactaataaatcaaatttacttttaaaatgtaatactatggtttatataaaaaaaatatttttgtatAAACGTGGGTTTAAACtacttttaaaataaaatttttgcggttaaatttgagtagtcaataatttgttgtaaTTCCCCAGGATAGAAATTTATAGTGAGTATATTTTTCCAACCACTCCTTTTTCAGATTTAATACTCAAATGTACGTATTTAATtagattttatatttaataatatttcttaatatataatatccctaaatttttttaatttttaattttttgacACCGTCACTGTTTATTGACGTTAAACTTAGATAATTGATTAAATTCTGcctgaaaaattaaatattatcattttgtTTCACAATACACTGGATTTTGAACACACATTTGTATCATGTTAAATAATCGTCCTCCTCCTTCCCTCGACACATGGATTATAATTGCGAGCTATGTTAGGAAGTTTCCCTTTCAGGTTccttaataattaaatagtaattgaaataattaaacttATCCAATAtcttataataattaccaTTATCCGCCTATTATTCtatttgttaatataatatcTAATAAAACAACTATTAACTtgtcatttattttataaatataagaACAGGTTGCATTGGTATTGGTTCCTTTCTTTCTGGTTCTCTTAATGGCGATAAGAACAAGCGGGAGGAGATGAGACGGTTGTATAAAAATCGTTAAAAGCTGTTttgattaaattttcaacaattgattctaaaattttaatattttaacactttatAAACTCAGAtatagtttatttaaaggaacccttaatattttacctGTAGATTCCTTGTAATTTTGTATGTGATTGTGTTGATGGTTTGTGGAATATTTTAGAAGTTACatgtaaatattaagatgataaaatatatcagtttatttaatagaaattggttaaaaatataaaaaatgatgatATTTAATATCACAATATTTAAAGACAAAGTGTGGCTCAAGTTTTGCAGTTTGTATATAGTAGAATGAATTGGACTTATTTTCCTTGTTAACCCTGTATATTAATGGCTACctatttgtaaattttataatttcatctatggtttatgataaatataattatatgtaCATTCAAGATGGAGCCACTCGAACAGTTGAAAGGCCAGGATTCCTACAAGTATTTGGGAGGTAAACACCTATACTTATctaacatttaatttttagttcTCGTTTCTGTTACGATGACTACCGGGGATGTTTTAAAGGGCGAATTATACTGCCTGGATACCCACAAGGGGCAAACATTAGTAATAAGTGAGTTTACTAATTGTTTTAATCCTATAACTTAGAATCTGAGGGAGATGATGAGAATTTTACTTTCCATATATTGAGATTATCATCGATTATCAACTTTGAAGTTTTAGGACGTCTCAACGACACCGCCGGCGAACTAACTCGCATGACCTACGACGATTTCGCtcattttaaatcaatGGTTAGTAGAAACGGTGAAAACATGAATAAGAAAAATCATTAACctcaatttattattataaaccgctttatacattttatataagTATACAGTATATGCACAGTGGTGTaagtattagtatagtagtatattaCATCACTTTGGTTTAACAGTTAAGTTAGTTTGATCAACGTGATAATGTTTCCCTAAGAGGTTATTTGTTGCATTAACTATTGTTTTCTTTTCACTATTCCTCAGTCTCCTAAAGCCGAATGCCAAAAATACTGAAAGTGCGGTGAACAAAAAACAAATTGGTACGTAAACGTAGGAAAGGGTCTTCAGTACTGGCTCAGTTCTAAAGGGTTCCAGTCCCGATACATCCTGTGCTAGggatataattattataatgttGATGGCAAGAGAGAGAAAAGCGTTAACAATATAGGCGACGGGCCTGCCATCAGCATGACAAAAACAGCTTTGTATCATTAACAGAGTAACAATTATGGAGAGAGCAACGTTACCGAAAAGCAAAGCCGttagtatatatacaaGCTGGACGCCTATCATGGCTACGTAAAGTTCCCTAGATAAGGACAGGAACCTCCGGGTTCGTTCGTCAGACGCAAATTCTGGCGCCAATAATAAATCCCGACCTGCTTCgtacaataaattatcttcaTCCGTTTTATCCTCCATAGTTTGCGATTCCAACtctttaattatatttgaaTCTTTGTTTgtattgttaattttgttgGTGTTTAACTCAGTTGTGTTTACAAAATGATTATGACTATTGAATGGAGAGTTCGAAGTACAATAATCAAATTCTAATGGAATAGTTACATTGCAAGTGCTAGATCTGCCACTTCTGCCAACTGAAGGAAAGACGTAAGATCTTTCTCTAGTAATTTTGCTATCCTGGTTTGAATATTGTGACGGACTTATATCTTCCCTTGGATAAGGTGGAATTCTAAAATCGCTCCTTGAGAAAGGTGATATATCGGAGTTTGGACTTTGATGTATAAAGGCTGACGAAGTTGAATGAATTGAgctcaaatatttattattttgggGAGAATTTATGGAGCCAGAATAAATAAGACGAGGCGTGGACCTGTTAAAGCTTTGTTCTAATTTGTTGTTAGTTGAGTTGTATTTGCTACTTGGTGATTTATTGAAATCAGAATCCAATGAGTAATCGCCCtgaatatataaatatgaatCTCCATCATGTTCTGGCATTTTTATAGTCTTAGTAATAAactaaatgtgtaaaataaattttagttattttagttattttaacattattaataataaatgtataaaataccTTATAATTATTGTATTCTTTGGTCTAACTGGCGCATTAAATCACAACCAGGTTTGAATAAACATTGAAGCACATTTAGAAAGATGTgtagtattttttacacgTGAGAGAATTTATTTGTtcaaattttgaaatttttatcaaaattgaatttttgttagttttaattgaaaatcgaagattaaaaattaaaaattgtaaatcaaaaattataaatagaCAAACTtggtaaattattcaatgTGTAGTATATTTGTAGTAacaattttcataaaaatatgagtaaaactaaaatttaaaatttaattacaAACAcgaataaaataagtaagTGATATTCTCAGCTGTTTGTACCCACGTCTTTTACCTTATACAATATCATGCTAATTTTGTTCTTTAgttatttgttttattatttttttaattataatattattttttaaatatatttttattttttaagttttatattaaatttgtaaattatcaatGACATTCCcatgataaataaaaatatgcttaaattgctaaaaataatttttatttaattagaTTATATAATGACTGGATCTGGAGGCGAATTTTCTATTTCTGAATTTCAGAAGTTATGCGAGTATGTATCTTCCTCGGACGAATCTGGAGAATTAGAACCCAATCCCTCAGCTTCTGAGATTCCCGAGCAACTTAATTTAAATCCTACTGAATCATCTTCATCAGATGAGGAAATTGATGTAAACTTTAATGACCTCCAATCCCTCATAACAGAATCCAAACCTAAGCCTAAGCAAAACAATATCAAGGACATAGGTATCTTTAtacttttatatatatttacatgGTGTAGATGCATTATTTGCtaaaagtaaattaaatttgaaaaaggAAAACGAactaaaaatgaaaaataaacagAAAGCTGCACAGCTGATGAGGCATTTTTCCAAGTATAAAGATAAGaaaggtattttacaccCTGTTGTTAgtttaacaatatttttagagGAAGTTGTTGAAGAAGTTACCTTCAAGGAATGGCACGTACCTTTAATGGAAATTCCCACTAGAGGTAATTTTAGtcctaaatttaaatttttagagCAAGAACCAAAACCAAAGAGGAGGAAGCAAAAGGACAATGATTGACATGTACAATAGAATAACGTGAAAATGAATTAAACCTGGggaataaaattagaatGATAGAGCATAACCCTTATTTCTAACGGCCGCTACCACTTGCTCCTTGGTCATTTTTGTGGACAACTTTGTGCTCGTTCCTACTACTGctacacaatttacattttcaaTTGATGGATGCTCACACTCAACCTTTGAAACCTAATCATTTTTACAGTTAGTGCATATTTTTGACTATTCAcaactttattttaactattatactagATTTCAAGTACCTTGTTATCTTCGTAGTGTAGGTATAAGTCGCACTTGTAAGGTAAAAGCGAGTTCCATCCAGGCATTAGTTGGAACTTTGAGTTGTAGTCCTTGGCAAGTTTCAGAAACTGGCAGATGTACGAATAAAACTTGTTCTTATCAGGCtaagaaaaattattagtggatttaaagaataaaaaattagatttAAATGACTTACTGCAACTTTGTAGCTTAGAAGACTCCTTCCACCGTCGTTTGTAAGCTTGAATTTTGGGACAGTTTTGGTTGGAACCATCATCATTACTGACTTCTCGACTTGCTCCTTGGAGTTCTCCTTCCACTGCAGGTAAAATGACCCATTGTCTACGGCCTCGTACACCAGGTGACAGACAGGCGCTTCGCTTTCCATGAGttgaaaattatcaaatccTTTAGTGGGTGTTTTCTTTACTACGACGGTGTGTGTATATGATTTGTACTTTGGATCTTCAAGATCCTCCTTGCTTTTCATTTTGGCACCTGTGAACGCATCATGCGCGGAGTCTAGCTCATGATCTTTACTCATTTCTGAGCCTCCCGAGTTCTCGAATTTTTTGCTGTATTCTTTTGTAACAGATTCTGCCATTTCAAACGTGAATTCTACAAATTGTAAAAGTCGGCAAGTGTGCAGAGAGTGTCGTTATAGAAgctaatttttaataatataatggatattttattgtataaaattaatttattaatttacaagtGTGGAATGGTCTGTATTTCCTCTATTCATAAATGAGGATTCGAGTTTATCCCATAATCCGGAGTGCTCATCACTACAGCTGCAAAACCATATGacaaatttgaatttaacgataactaatactatgataatattaattggatagtaataatttaaataaaagtaaattaacttaaatTATCTATAATTAAAGAATAATTTAGAATATAGTTAGAATAAAGTATGAATAAAAACTTACATATCCAGAGGGTTGGATTCCATTGACTTTTGATATAGTTGCGAATCGGTTTcgtttaataatttacatatattGAATGACAATGTGCGAACTACGGAGTTCCAGTGTGTATTTGAGTTTTCGTTGAGGATCGGCACCAGTGCTGGATACACTGTTGCTTTAGACATGTTAAACAGTCTCATTATCCTTTCATTATTCCACATGTAGAGTGTTCTTTCTGCGATTTGGAAGTGTGTGCAGGAAAGGCAAAGTTTGAGCCGTTTTAGGAGCTGGTTCAGCACTAGGTTAAACTCTGGAAGCTCTGTGAGGGAGAGTACCTCTTCAAGCTCATTTAGAAACAGAATCTCCTTTTGTGTGTTAGTTGATGGCCAGTAGTTTAGTATACATGTGAGTATTGTGGCTGATAGTGTCCTATCCTTATTAATGTACTGTATCATGCAATATGTCAGTGCGGCATGGTACGTCCTTAGCGAGTTAGGCTTATGTAGAGGAGCCAGTGCTTTTCTCAAATAATGTTTATGTTCTTCTTTCAGCGGTATTGCAAACCCGTTTATAATACTTCCAAGTATCTCCAGGAGCTCAGTTATGCCGTAGTGGACTTCTGTGTCGTAAACAAAGTGGATGAACACGTTCTCAATTGCCT harbors:
- the UPL4 gene encoding HECT-domain (ubiquitin-transferase) family protein, giving the protein MDDSNDSIAYSDYDQAPVKIAKGLNTGKWLSILSILKNGNNTEQVVSLTELSNLLSYSNEDYLLGFPSMAYIKVLFHILENPDVKYSKRYPQNTEKTSESQDDNVNLQLPYYHFLSSVYKDDKFLMDKVFTEQGFEDDDKELPEDTKENYSDSGMDLDEEEYFEPDSAVFMNKMILSATCLNTILDIVPYTSRYFALNNNLTVLCNKLSDLEYIDLAERILLIFEKLSNEIPLSLLRKSVLYHMLQYIDFFPIDIQISSFNSVLNVVRLVDNKDYFIEYLIPILNTLSTFIQNDNKKLVDVIISIWKELLAIVIREEDEELVSEFVAKLSENNFLEKILQLILSPNMGRNAILEHVSILSSLVQISTEMVKQLFKYDQLLNIKLLCYSQNDSLQYAFLHLANNILSNPSKDYEEVDDFDQHSQVDEPNKPDQTESNETMYVDSTVSESENKTKDLVKEQDRDSFFCENPQYFSIIFELLPITDLCDLCYLLSSDRHKASVIGLIYNILRVSNKIEKFSQIVHSTLSVSKTTELVSTCLLQVDLGSEDTLNNLLGILEVLINMFGNNVIVTFQRYGINEYLTRLGLNNPNNIGLSYLNLNHRSEIVDLIVNNQPDQELNTQNSYNLDSTQDDSDLLFEIRTNFDVWTPYELVKNVPITRLNFFENQESLHKFITTLVSQSFTSTHLHILWKAFLKIFQYPNLYNSSYSPISQGTPTSSNSNNVNTNFSNSSSLKTPPLDSEQAPTKLDENSVTKENNTGKADNSENSTDTQTKKSDGVTKSCKADQFSKQNEGIHIFGNLDKKYKTGLDGVIKKYVSSYSSHPFNILHTELKLRLRPIFLGTKSNVSPTSTPDSSKTPDKLEGKPGSDQQSPVERDSDRLLPISVYVPCLVRLSKVENYVKRYIEKKINSKVLDVFIFLNGVCLGSNVTMYEALCRFGGFSPKKRRQIVAHTHLLKYTYTLNPDQSTSVDSQNTPKLTEETKNESSLNGNNVKFSEQGLRVYTLYKGNKYNFDSLMEDFNEFMNIDKVNTVTSLDEVNKFNGAEEEFKLNEQENMLKDDSTMANTARAEEYNNESTEVDTNYLEAERLMDIYERNNKMDDLYTKSTTEYLNSLCKQRELEYKNNVSVDESMTNDSSSPYNLGLSNPIIYTKLSSETVLDETKTDHLKYLIKLAEFDQDRISFIMGEDNDFRDFLLDCAFPIFLGKFPYDKKVLLRTLSIFENLTNKLNPESDLGVLVSDNSQIEQLNGDKTEFNGSISGTQDDQSGVGLVVSSPLTMKLLSACSDLSRSLCFGCEYWVQCALSCPSIFSLRSRTILFRMNTVGLNRNLSHFHNKLRNLSHDGITEPFDDYLFEYVSNNRVRFIDEDVKIPKMKISVDRENLLEDAMLTFEQVQNNPKLEIEYKNEVGIGSGPTLEFFTLISEEFAKFQKPKLLECIDGYYFPTPHSTDSLDMDSFTKYLSKSQESESFVSEPFTPLDGSNDGNLPLLLFRLFSFLGKVCAYVMLDDKMFDLFFHPLFWDLVKFPNKPQNLTLETLAKIDPELANSLQQIKDHPDPSQLHLVHEFKGYELLKGGSNVFVNRENVDEYVRLIVDFKLLEGIKLQIWAFRYGFSCVLPLYSLWFFTDSELSEVIFGNKKNQSKFWTMEHLKNYIVPDHGYDTNSKVYNDLITILHNFDDDKRRLFLKFTTGSPLLPREGFKSLVPLMRVVKKGNADELPSVMTCTNYLKMPEYTSIEEMKIKLIKAIQEGQNAFNLS
- a CDS encoding putative integral membrane protein, which produces MLNNRPPPSLDTWIIIASYVRKFPFQVALVLVPFFLVLLMAIRTSGRR
- a CDS encoding putative integral membrane protein — protein: MEDKTDEDNLLYEAGRDLLLAPEFASDERTRRFLSLSRELYVAMIGVQLVYILTALLFGNVALSIIVTLLMIQSCFCHADGRPVAYIVNAFLSLAINIIIIISLAQDVSGLEPFRTEPVLKTLSYVYVPICFLFTALSVFLAFGFRRLRNSEKKTIVNATNNLLGKHYHVDQTNLTVKPK